Sequence from the Maribacter aquivivus genome:
GAACCCGATAGATTCTGAAACTATCTTTGAAACAGGCTCTTTTGATGATTTAACCACAAAATATGATTGGATTAGGTCTTGGAAATTAGAGGATGAATAAGTAAAACCGTAATACATTTTTAGTTCAAAGGACAATCACAATGAAAAAAGACGGAGTTGGTAATTCAACTTCGTCTTTTTTCATTGCAAATTTTGAACTATTGGTTAGATGCGATTGTTATTTATTGTTCTGTAAAAAGGCGAAGTTTATCATCATTGATAGCACTTAGAATTCCAGTTTTATTACCAATATTTATTTTTTCAATTCCTTTGACATTGTATGGAAGTAAAATTCCACTTTCCAAGTAACTTACAGCATTGAAACTTCCTTTGCCTGTACCAATAAACAGTTGACCTATTGATGCATCTGCTCTTGTAGTTTCAACTTCAACTTCAAACTTGTTTCCCGCTATTAAAATATCAAGAATATCATCCTTGTTAAAATCATCTACAATAATGCCGTTTATGACCGAAAACTGAGCTTCTTTTGGTAAGGCTTTGATTTGTAATTCACCGTTGTTGTTTTCTAATATGATGCTTTCAAAAATTTGAGTTTCATATTTCAAGGCATTTTCAATATCTGGTAAAATATCGTCGATATCTGCTTTTGCAAATTGTTGATAGGTTCTAAATTTTCGGCTTATTTCTGGCAGTTGTTGAGAAGAACATTCTTTGCCACGCACAGGTACAAGCCTATCTTTATAATGTTTAGTCAGAAAAATATCATTGGTGCCATTACGATCAAAATCATTTGCAAAAATGGTAAATGGTTTTTCAACGCTAGCCTTAAATTTGTAGTTAAGACCAAGGTTGCCAATAACAAAATCTGTATCTCCGTCTTTGTCGATATCCGTGGCAACAATTTTGTTCCACCAACCGCTTGTTTTCGTTAAATTAAATGATGCTGTTGCATTGATGAATTCTTGACCTCGTTTTTTGAAAATGGTAATAGGCATCCATTCACCAACAATAATAAGCTCTTCTGTAGAATCACCATCAATATCGTTCCAAGTAGCCGAAGTAACCATGCCTATCTTTGATAATTCAGGGGCTATTTTTTGCGTTACATCTGTAAAAACACCATTATTATTTTCAAGCAAAAAGCTGTTTGGTGCGCTAGGGTAAGAATTAGGAATCAGCCTACCGCCAACGAAGAGATCTAAATCACCATCCTTATCAAAATCTAATGTAACAACACATGAACCACTCTCTGTTAGCTTTGGTAAATTGTCAGATAATTCAAAATTACCTGCACCGTTATTTAAGTATAATCGATCTTGTAGGGTGGGGGAGTTTTGTGAAAATTCATTACCGCCACTTACAACATACAAATCTAAATCAAGATCACCATCTGCATCAAAAAACACTGCGCCAACATTTTCGTTTTGGACGTTTGTTTCAAAAGCAGATTGTTCTAGTAATAAAAATTCACCTTTTATATCTTGTACATATATCGCTGCTTTTTGGCTTGCGGCACCACCTACATAAAAATCTTCTATACCATCGTTATTGACATCACCAACAGTTATACATGGACCATTTTGAGATAATTTATGTGGTAATAGAATCTGTTTTTTAAAATCATCATATTCGTTTTCATGATGAACAAAGGGTGAATTAAACTTTGAATCGGTGACATCTTTAAAAATAGGTTCACTTATTTTTTCAGGTGTTATTTTACTCTTGGCATCTAAATAGTTTATATTAATTAATTGATTAGCCTTAACATGCTGTAAAAGCTGCTCTTTGCCGTCTGGCCATACAATAGCAATCTTATCTATAATTGTGGTTGTTCCTAAACCAAAATGATTGACTGGTTCAACAGAAGATAAATATCCTCTTACGGTTTTAAACTCATGGTACTGAATTTCATTATTATAGGTTAACGTTATTTTTGTTCCTAAACCTGACGGGTTGTTTTTAGGACCGTCTAATTTTATTTTCAAGTAATTGTTCTCTAAATCTTCAGCTGTGTTTTTATAAATAAAGGCAGGGCCATCTATATTATTGACTATGATATCTAAATCGCCGTCATTATCTAAATCACCCAAAGCTGCACCATTAGAGAAACTTTCTTTATCAATGCCCCATTCTTTTGTTTTCTTAGTGAACGTTAAATCGCCATTGTTTTTGAAGATGTAGTTTGCTCTTTTATTTTCTTTAAATTGACTTACAATGTATGCTACATTCTCCTGGGTAGTCTTTTTACTGGCTTCAATACTACGCATATATTGACCTATTTTAGCATTGGTATCTTTATCCCAAATATCTCGTTTAAAGCCATTGGTGATGAAAAGATCATTGAAGCCATCATTGTCAAAATCGCTGCCAAGGCAAGCCCAGCTCCAATCTGTTTTTTCTACACCTGCATACGCACTAATCTCACTATAGATACCATTTCCTCTATTTAAATGGAGCATGTTATGCATGTATTGGTAATGAAAACCGTTCGTGGTCATATCACTGAATAATTTTGTATTCATTGAAGCCATTGTTGTTTTTGAACGCTCATAATCTTCTGGTAGCATTTCTAACTGAATGATATCTTCAAAACCATCATTGTTAAAATCTACAATATCTACACCCATAGCGTAAAATGGAACATGATTAAAACGTTTGGTTAATTCGTCACTAAAGGTGTTGTTACCTTTATTGATATAGGCATAATCTCTTTCTAAATAGTCGTTTGAAACATAGATATCTATTTTACCGTCACTATTTAAGTCTGATGTAGCCAAACCTAAACCGTATCCGTAATTATTTTTTATACCGGCATTGAGCCCTTCTTCTTTATAATTACCATTATCGTTAATGTATAATTTATCTCTATAGATATCATCTTCGTTTGCTTTACCTTGTAGTACTTGAGTGTAGTTTTGAAAGAATTTTTCAGGTCTATTGGTAAGGTACATGTCTAAATCATTATCATTATCGGCATCAAAGAATGAAGCCATTATCGAGTAGCCATTATCATTTAAACCAAATGATGCTGCATCTTCTTTGAAGGTCAAATCTCCTTGATTGATAAATAGTAAATTTTCTCTGTCTTCTTTTTTATTTCTAAATCCACCTCGGCATACATAAATATCTAATAGATTATCTCCATTGATATCGACCATGACTACACCGTTATGCCATCCTTTATTTTGATCAATATTCGCCTTAGCGGTGATATCTTCAAATTTAAAATCACCTTTGTTTAAGTATAGTTTATTTTCAACTTCGTTACCAACAAAAAAAATATCTGATAAGCCATCATTGTTAATATCGCCAACGGCAACCCCTGCACCGTTATATACATAATTGAAAAATTCATAAAAGTGTTCGAAATTTTCTTCAATTTGATTATTAAAATTTATTCCACTTGTTTCGGATGAAACGAATTCAAATAATGGGCTTTCATCTTCAGTTGAGACTTGCTCTTTCGAATCTTTATTGCAACCACATATTGTTAAGAATGCTAAGATTAAAAAAGTAGAATATTTCATACTGATAGTATCTTTTAGGTTTTAAAATTTAGTAAGTCAGAAGGAAACCATATTATTAATACGGTCAAATATGATAAATAAGAAAGAGGCTGACTAAGAATTATAGACAGCCTCTTTCAAGCTTAAATTAATCTGAAAATATGATCTTAATTTTTGATCACACTTACATTGTCCATATATAAATCAATATTTTGCCCTATACTAAACCCTGGATTGAATATAGCTAGTCTTACATAGTATTTGCCTACCGGTAAATTTACCGTAGCAGATGCGGTATTCCAAGTATCTGCTGCAAATCTACCTTGAAATGCTCTTAATGGTGTTTCAAAAGCGCCTAGGTTTTCTGTATTTACGAAACCTAAATTAAAGACATATTCGGCACCACCTGTAATGTCGCCAAAATGGTCTAATGCAACAGTATAAGAACCAGCTTCGGTAACATTAATTTCAACTAAATAATCAATATTGATGTCAGTAAATCCTGGTACGCCAGGACCAGCTTCGTTATAGCTATATAAAATACTGCCAGATCCACCGCTAGGTGCAAATATGGTATTCGATACCGATAGATTTTCAGATCTGTCTGTTACAAAATCTTCAAATACTGCAGTCCATTGCGATAAATCATCTGATTCACCATCATTATTACCTCCTGCAACAATATTTGAATCTACGGTAATATAATCTGTTTTAGTTATAGTCTCTGAGGCATTATCGCCAGTTCTAGTTGCTTCCAATGTAACATCGTAGCTACCTAATTCATTATAAACAACCGTTGGGTTTTGTTCTGTTGATGTCGCTGGTAACCCACCAGGAAATGTCCATAACCACGCATCTACTGCACCAGACGTTTCATCTGTATATGTGACTGTTGACGTAATCCCTGTTACTTGAGCATTAGCAGTAAACTCAGGAACTACAGGAATTGGTTCAACTACAGTTATATAACCTTCAACACTCTTAGAATCTTCACTTAATGGTGATTCTCTATGAGCGGTTAAGGTTACTTTGTAAGTACCTAAGGTATTATATGTTATAATTGGGTTATCTGAAGTTGATGTGGCAGGTGTACCTCCTTCAAATGTCCATTCCAAAAGATCATCTTCTCTAGATTCTAAAAATAAAGATTGAAGATTTTCAACTTCGGCAGTAAATGTTGAAGCAGTTCCTACGATTACCTCTGTTTCCGAGGCAGAAAATTCTACATTGACTTTTTTATAGACACCTACTAAAAACTCTCCCTTTTCAATAGTACCATCATCATGCGTTACTTCTAATGTTGTAAGATAGCCAGGTAACTTACCTTCTTCATTTAAACTTTGCCCAGTAGGGTAGTTAACATCTACCGTTGCTTGGTCAGAAGTAGGAATGCTACCTTCTACAAATGTCCATAATCTACTTGTAACATTAGATGAAGAATCAATATAGGTTATAGTACCACCTTCTGTTATATTTCTGTTTTTTGCTGTGGCTTTAAAGCTCACATCTCTTATGCCATCTCTAACATCACCATCTTCTTCACAACTTATAAATGTTGCTACAAGTGCTAGTGTTAAAACCCATAAGCTATAATATTTTTTATTTTTCATTTTTATAATGTTTTTATTTAGTAACCTGGGTTTTGAACTAGGTTAGGGTTTAATTGCATTTGAGCATCTGGTATTGGCCATCTAATTTCAAAATCTTCATATTGAGTAATAGGATCGCCAGCATTTGGTCCTCCTTGGGTAATGCCTGAGATAGACTCTTTATATTTTCCAAATCTGATTAAATCATTACGTCTCCAACCTTCAAAACACAATTCTTTTCTCCTTTCAGACAATAACTCGGTGGCATTATCTTCTTGAGAACCTAATGTCATCATACCTGCTGGTGAAAGTCCGGCTCTTGTTCTTAAACGATTTACCGTATTATCAATAACACCTTGGGTCAATTTGTTCTGACCGTTCAAAGCCTCTGCATACAATAATAAAACATCTGCATACCTGATGTACGGATAATCGAACGGTGAATCATTTGCATACCCATTTGGACTTTCTGCATGCCATTTCCAGCCTCTCCAAGTATTTTTGCCAACAGTCCATGAAGTTTCATCTGTTACTGCAGTCTCTGGGTCTGTATTATTGGCATTATGTCTAGCTATGTTGTTGATCATACGAACATCAGTATCAATATCATAGCTATCGGCAAAACTGTGGTTAATGTGACATGTTCCCCAGCCACCGCCGTTTTGTACACTACCTTGTGGACCAAAAAAGAAACCTAACAATCCACCTTCACCTAGTGCAGGACCGTCAAGACTAATGGCAAAAACCATTTCTTGACTTTGTTCGTTATCTAAATCGAAAATAGATGCATAATCTGGTAAAAGATCATATACACCACTGTCCATAACCTTTTTTAAAGCCTGTTCTGCCAATGGAAATTTATCCGTCTGGTTTAAAGGAAAACCGGTCATTTGAAGATAAATTTTGCCAAGTAATGCATTAGCGGCACCAGCAGTTACACGACCACCACCCTGCTCGGTAGGTAAGTATGGTAGGGCAGAAATTAAATCTGCAACCATAAAGTCATATACTTCTGAAGGAGCAGCTTGCGTTACATTAATATTTTCTAATGTAATAACCTCATTCTTCATTAACGGTATATTTTCCCATGAACTTACCAAAGCAAAATTAACGGTAGTTCTAAGAAATTTTGCCTCGGCTACATATTGGTTTTTTAAATCACTATCTATTTGATCAGAAGACATTGCGCCAACTCTGTCAACAACACTGTTTATTCTATTTAAAGATTCATAGTATTTAACCCATGCTTGATTAATTGCCCCAGTGGTAGGCGTAACCTGATGTAAGTAAATTAATTTACGCTCGCCGCCCCAGTTAGGAAATACTACTTCGTCAGCTGCTGTTGTACCCCAATAAATGGACCAAGGTGCTGGGTTGCTGCCACCAGTTGGTGCTATTGATTGTTGTACGGCATCATACGCACCGTTAAGGTATGTTTGTGCTCCAGCTTCATTAACTAATAATAATGGTGGTGATACAAATGTATCTGGATCTTCTGATAAAAATGATTCACTACAAGAAGTTATCGTTAGTATAGCTCCGAGTAAGAAAAATGATTTTAAGTAATTTTTTTTATAATTTTTCATAATAGTTTTTTTTAAAATCCAATATTAAGTCCAACTCTAAAAGTTCTAGCTCTAGGGTAAGAATCAGAATCTAGACCGGGCGTTAGTTGGTTATTGCCAACACTTACCTCAGGGTCATATCCTGAGTAATTGGTCCATACATATAAGTTATCTGCGGCAGCGTAAAGTCTAAAGGTTTTAACACCTAAGCTTTGTGTTACCTTACTTGGTAATTTATAACCAATTGTAATATTGCTCAGTCTTAAGAAAGAACCATCTTCAACATAATCTGAATATGCGTTACCACTTACACCTGCATCACCAAAACCATTTATTATAGGCACGTTGGTATCCGTATTTAATGGTGTCCACCTATCTCTTATAGAACCATATTTGTTGAAGAACGGAATGTTTTGACTAGTTCCTCTAACAAGGTTTTTATTGTAAACATCATTACCATAAGACCATGATGTTAGCACAGATAAATCGAGGTTTTTATATGTAAAATTATTAGTAAATCCTCCAAAATGCTTTGGTACCGTACGTCCAATTATAGTTCTATCATCTGAATTTACAATACCATCACTACTATCTGGTATACCATCACCATCAGTATCTACGGTTATTTGATCTTTAAGCTTAGGTAGCCCTGGTCTATATGTTGCAGTATCCGTTCTACCAGAAGATACAACTACACCATCTTTTAGTTGGTAATTGAGTGCATAAAGAGGTAACCCTGTATCAGATGCATCTTGCGCCATTTTTTGAGCAGCTTCAGCGTCTGTTAATCCGTCAAAATCAACAAAATCAGAATATTGGTATAAACCATCATTTTCTATACCGTAAATAGAACCAACTGGCTCTCCTACACGAGTAACATAATCGATTGGAATTTGATTATCACCAATAGCTCTTGTAAAGAATTCTGTTGCTCCTCCTAAATCTGTAACCTCATTGTCGTTGAAACTAATATTGAAACTGGAGTTCCATGAAAAGTTTTCATTATCGACGTTTACCGTATTAACCACAAATTCAAGCCCTTGGTTAACTAAGGTCCCAACATTTGTAAATACAGTTTCAAAACCAGAAGTTCCAGGTACAGGCTTATCTAGTAATAAATTAGTGGTTTCTTTCTTGTAGTACTCGGCATCAATAGATATTCTATTTTTAAAAAGACCTAATGAGATACCACCATCAAACTGAGAAGTAGTTTCCCATGTTAACCCATCAACCACAAGATTTCCAATAGCTACACCTATAGCCAATTGATTGCCATTAAAAATAGAAGATGCAGTTGCTGTTTGTGGTAAAGATCTATAGGAACCTATGGCCGTGTTACCGGTTTCACCATAACTGGCTTTTAATTTTAAGTTACTTATAGTTTGGTTATCCTTTAAAAAATTCTCGTTAGATACTTTCCAAGCTACACCAGCTGAAGGAAAGAACCCCCACTTATAACCTTCTGCAAATCTTGATGAACCATCACTACGAGCACTTAAGTTTAATACATACCTATCATCAAAATCATATTGTACACGACCTAATACCGATCTTAAAGAATTATCTACAAAACCAGATCTAGTTGCTAAAGTCTCTTGTGCAGTGGCCAAGTTATTTAAGTTTACACCAGGTAAATCAAAACCAGTTGAGCTAGAATTAGTAAATTCAAAAGAAGTTTCTTGTTGTTCATATACCGCGGTTGCACTTAATCTATGCTTACCATACGTTTTATTGAACGATAGGTTTTGCTCCGTGGTAATACCTACATTGGTGCTGTTATTTGTAAAAGCCCTTCCACCAACAGATTGTCCATAACCAAATTTCTCTGAGAAATATGCCTGACCTTTACTAGAACCAAAATTACCTCTAAGTGAAGATGTAAATTTTAAACCGTCTGCTATTTGATATTCTAAATAAACGTTTCCAAAAGAGTTGAAACGTAAAGAACGATTTGTATTTCCTTCTAAAAGCCTATTAGGGTTTATTACATCTCCAGAACGTAATGATAAAATTCTACCATCTTCATCATATTCAGCATCGTCATAACGGGTTAAACCTTGAACAGGACTAAACAAAACCGAATTGGTTATAATACCCGACTGACCATTGGCGTTTGAACTTGCCGAAGTAACCACACCCGTAGATTGTGTGAAACCCATATTAAGATTTACACCTGCTCTTAATTTTTTCGAGATATTTTGATTTAATCTCAAACTCGCATTATATCTTTCAAAATCTGTAGTCTTTATAACCCCTTCACTATTTAAATATGAAAACGATGCGGCATAAGAATTGGTTTCAGATCCACCTGTCATTGAAAGATTATAGTTGCTTGTTATTGCAGTTCTAGCTATCTCATCTTGCCAATCGGTAAGAATTACTCTTGGGTCATTTAGATTTATATCATTGCCAAATTCATCTCTATATGCTAATATTTGAGGTTGAGTTGTGTTGTTAGGATCCCATGGAAAATACTCGTTCCACCAATCAACAAATTCTTGTCCCTTTAATAAATCTATTTTTCTTGCTAACGTACCAACAGATGTATACGTTTCAAAGTTTAAGGTAGACCTTCCTTTTTTTCCGCCTTTAGTTGTAATTATGATAACTCCATTAGCTCCTCTAGAACCATATATGGCTGTAGCAGATGCATCTTTTAAAACCTCAATAGATTCAATTGTACTTGGGTCAATTGAAGATAAAGGGCTTGTAGTCGAATTACCAAGTCCAACACCTGTACTTTGG
This genomic interval carries:
- a CDS encoding VCBS repeat-containing protein translates to MKYSTFLILAFLTICGCNKDSKEQVSTEDESPLFEFVSSETSGINFNNQIEENFEHFYEFFNYVYNGAGVAVGDINNDGLSDIFFVGNEVENKLYLNKGDFKFEDITAKANIDQNKGWHNGVVMVDINGDNLLDIYVCRGGFRNKKEDRENLLFINQGDLTFKEDAASFGLNDNGYSIMASFFDADNDNDLDMYLTNRPEKFFQNYTQVLQGKANEDDIYRDKLYINDNGNYKEEGLNAGIKNNYGYGLGLATSDLNSDGKIDIYVSNDYLERDYAYINKGNNTFSDELTKRFNHVPFYAMGVDIVDFNNDGFEDIIQLEMLPEDYERSKTTMASMNTKLFSDMTTNGFHYQYMHNMLHLNRGNGIYSEISAYAGVEKTDWSWACLGSDFDNDGFNDLFITNGFKRDIWDKDTNAKIGQYMRSIEASKKTTQENVAYIVSQFKENKRANYIFKNNGDLTFTKKTKEWGIDKESFSNGAALGDLDNDGDLDIIVNNIDGPAFIYKNTAEDLENNYLKIKLDGPKNNPSGLGTKITLTYNNEIQYHEFKTVRGYLSSVEPVNHFGLGTTTIIDKIAIVWPDGKEQLLQHVKANQLININYLDAKSKITPEKISEPIFKDVTDSKFNSPFVHHENEYDDFKKQILLPHKLSQNGPCITVGDVNNDGIEDFYVGGAASQKAAIYVQDIKGEFLLLEQSAFETNVQNENVGAVFFDADGDLDLDLYVVSGGNEFSQNSPTLQDRLYLNNGAGNFELSDNLPKLTESGSCVVTLDFDKDGDLDLFVGGRLIPNSYPSAPNSFLLENNNGVFTDVTQKIAPELSKIGMVTSATWNDIDGDSTEELIIVGEWMPITIFKKRGQEFINATASFNLTKTSGWWNKIVATDIDKDGDTDFVIGNLGLNYKFKASVEKPFTIFANDFDRNGTNDIFLTKHYKDRLVPVRGKECSSQQLPEISRKFRTYQQFAKADIDDILPDIENALKYETQIFESIILENNNGELQIKALPKEAQFSVINGIIVDDFNKDDILDILIAGNKFEVEVETTRADASIGQLFIGTGKGSFNAVSYLESGILLPYNVKGIEKINIGNKTGILSAINDDKLRLFTEQ
- a CDS encoding PKD domain-containing protein, with product MKNKKYYSLWVLTLALVATFISCEEDGDVRDGIRDVSFKATAKNRNITEGGTITYIDSSSNVTSRLWTFVEGSIPTSDQATVDVNYPTGQSLNEEGKLPGYLTTLEVTHDDGTIEKGEFLVGVYKKVNVEFSASETEVIVGTASTFTAEVENLQSLFLESREDDLLEWTFEGGTPATSTSDNPIITYNTLGTYKVTLTAHRESPLSEDSKSVEGYITVVEPIPVVPEFTANAQVTGITSTVTYTDETSGAVDAWLWTFPGGLPATSTEQNPTVVYNELGSYDVTLEATRTGDNASETITKTDYITVDSNIVAGGNNDGESDDLSQWTAVFEDFVTDRSENLSVSNTIFAPSGGSGSILYSYNEAGPGVPGFTDINIDYLVEINVTEAGSYTVALDHFGDITGGAEYVFNLGFVNTENLGAFETPLRAFQGRFAADTWNTASATVNLPVGKYYVRLAIFNPGFSIGQNIDLYMDNVSVIKN
- a CDS encoding RagB/SusD family nutrient uptake outer membrane protein; translated protein: MKNYKKNYLKSFFLLGAILTITSCSESFLSEDPDTFVSPPLLLVNEAGAQTYLNGAYDAVQQSIAPTGGSNPAPWSIYWGTTAADEVVFPNWGGERKLIYLHQVTPTTGAINQAWVKYYESLNRINSVVDRVGAMSSDQIDSDLKNQYVAEAKFLRTTVNFALVSSWENIPLMKNEVITLENINVTQAAPSEVYDFMVADLISALPYLPTEQGGGRVTAGAANALLGKIYLQMTGFPLNQTDKFPLAEQALKKVMDSGVYDLLPDYASIFDLDNEQSQEMVFAISLDGPALGEGGLLGFFFGPQGSVQNGGGWGTCHINHSFADSYDIDTDVRMINNIARHNANNTDPETAVTDETSWTVGKNTWRGWKWHAESPNGYANDSPFDYPYIRYADVLLLYAEALNGQNKLTQGVIDNTVNRLRTRAGLSPAGMMTLGSQEDNATELLSERRKELCFEGWRRNDLIRFGKYKESISGITQGGPNAGDPITQYEDFEIRWPIPDAQMQLNPNLVQNPGY
- a CDS encoding SusC/RagA family TonB-linked outer membrane protein, translating into MLKRKSGTLLIAFLLLLGTGTINAQSSKIQGTVTAEDGPLPGVSVVIKGTTNGTVTDFDGLYTINGDSDDILVFTYIGYTKKEIAVNGKSTINVSLSEDVSALDEVVVIGYGSARRKDLTGSIVSIKADELNRIKPVSFEGGIAGKAAGVQIVASEGGPDAGFKVRVRGGTSINASSDPLYVIDGFALQGDNQSTGVGLGNSTTSPLSSIDPSTIESIEVLKDASATAIYGSRGANGVIIITTKGGKKGRSTLNFETYTSVGTLARKIDLLKGQEFVDWWNEYFPWDPNNTTQPQILAYRDEFGNDINLNDPRVILTDWQDEIARTAITSNYNLSMTGGSETNSYAASFSYLNSEGVIKTTDFERYNASLRLNQNISKKLRAGVNLNMGFTQSTGVVTSASSNANGQSGIITNSVLFSPVQGLTRYDDAEYDEDGRILSLRSGDVINPNRLLEGNTNRSLRFNSFGNVYLEYQIADGLKFTSSLRGNFGSSKGQAYFSEKFGYGQSVGGRAFTNNSTNVGITTEQNLSFNKTYGKHRLSATAVYEQQETSFEFTNSSSTGFDLPGVNLNNLATAQETLATRSGFVDNSLRSVLGRVQYDFDDRYVLNLSARSDGSSRFAEGYKWGFFPSAGVAWKVSNENFLKDNQTISNLKLKASYGETGNTAIGSYRSLPQTATASSIFNGNQLAIGVAIGNLVVDGLTWETTSQFDGGISLGLFKNRISIDAEYYKKETTNLLLDKPVPGTSGFETVFTNVGTLVNQGLEFVVNTVNVDNENFSWNSSFNISFNDNEVTDLGGATEFFTRAIGDNQIPIDYVTRVGEPVGSIYGIENDGLYQYSDFVDFDGLTDAEAAQKMAQDASDTGLPLYALNYQLKDGVVVSSGRTDTATYRPGLPKLKDQITVDTDGDGIPDSSDGIVNSDDRTIIGRTVPKHFGGFTNNFTYKNLDLSVLTSWSYGNDVYNKNLVRGTSQNIPFFNKYGSIRDRWTPLNTDTNVPIINGFGDAGVSGNAYSDYVEDGSFLRLSNITIGYKLPSKVTQSLGVKTFRLYAAADNLYVWTNYSGYDPEVSVGNNQLTPGLDSDSYPRARTFRVGLNIGF